GGACGGCTGATGATGATCACAACTGGAATTCTGTTGAAGAAAATAGCAAATGAATACAACCTGTCAGTTTTGGTAAGTACAATAATGTCTGGTGTTGCATATTTTGTGCTTGGCTGCATAATTATTGTATCATGTTTCTGTGATGAAATGCACACAAAGCCTATTGCACTTTAGGTTCACCAGTTGAAATTTTCATTCTTGATATTTGCTGAAGATTGCTGTTACATTAGACGTCAGCAGGCTTTGATGAAAGCAGAATGtttgagcatggcaaagttatttTCCTGTTGAAGCAAAAAAGTTAAACTTATCTTTTTgctaaaaattaattatatagttGTATTTTCTCATTGAACTATAAATCAGGTTTATTAGGTTAGCCAAGGAAAGCTTTTTTTAATTCTTTCTGGTATTTAAACTGAACATATCAGGCAAGAATTTGGTTTTTTCCTTAGCTACTAAAAGTAGTCCCATGTTTAACATGGAGAAATGCTAATATCCACTGTTAGTATGTAAGCATGTCTTGCAGCTTGTACCTTTGTGACAGCCATGAGCTAGCCGAAAAGATTATAACTCTTTGCTACTTAATGCTGATAAGGTAACAAATCATATGGTCGGAGGAGAGGGAGGAAGTTTGAAGCCTGCTTTGGGGGAGAGCTGGAAGAACATTCCACATGTGCGGCTAGCGCTTTCTCGTGATCAAGGGAGCAATGTTTGTAATGTTTCCATACTAAAGCACACGATCATAGTAAATATCTATTACCTTTTTGCCTTCAGTAATGACACTTGTAACATAGCTCCTACCCACTAATTTCTCCATGTATGTTGGTACACAAAATTCTTTTATAATGGATTATAGAGGCTTGTTAGCGTGAACATTAACTTGATTGTCCCGGTATTACTATCAAGAtgttatgaaaaaaattattgcaatgacagtcatgaaaatttttgttggATTGACACTGCATTTATGTACGACATAAGAGCTAGCAATTCATTTTGGTAACTGACATGTGACCACCTCAAATTTCTTTTTGGTTGTGAAACTACTTATTTACTTTTCCCAGTCATTTTTACTTCATAATCTTGATcaaagcacaaagagttttagGTGCCTAGTTCCTCTTTATTGATTTGATCTCCATAGCATGCTTAGGCAAACATTTAAGAGTTTCGGTATATTCATGTATAAGCATTCTGCTTCAGATGCATTTAATTCCTATATCAAATGCAGTCCATTCTACTATTCTTGGTTAATTCCACTATCCTAGATCAATGTTTCTGACCAATATCATTCGGTGAATTAGTCATGCCTGATGAGTGTATGTTCATGGCCTGACAGTATCTGGTGTCCATCCCACCACATTGCATCACTGATGGACATAGGAGTACCAATTTTTGTTCATCTGCATATCCTCTCTTTCTGTGCACCTGATATATCTTGTTCAGCCATTGGTTTGGTTATTAAATAAAAATGTGATGCAAGCCCGTGTAGCAGTAGGATCACAAGTTGGCACCGTAGGCAATATCTAAAATTCAAGACTATTGTGGTAGATTGTTATGCTTATCTCTTCTCCTCAATCTTGTTTGAGTTCCATCTTGCTGTGTCTGCAGGCTTCTGGTCGTACAGCAAAATTTGTGATCGACAATTGAAGCGAGGGAGGTGAAGAAAAGACAGGCACAGATGAACTCCATAATGGTAATGGAAATATCTTACAGGATGTGTTCTGGTTTATTCCATTCCTTTTGTTTGGGAGTGCAGTCCTTTTCTTCTCCTGTCCTTTTGTCTTTTGTATAGGTGAAGCCCACCCAAACCCAGGGCATCTCCATGATGTAGCTTGCAGGGTGCAGTCCATGATATAACGAAACCCTGAGTCCTCCATTGCACATCACAATAATCAACAGTATTGTAGCAGCTCAACATTTTGGAGGAAAACAGAGACTTGAAATGCCCGTATCTCCCGTCTTCTCAGAACTCCTGGTTCCCAACCGTTGTGTTCATCACATGAAACATGGTCTACAATGGTATTTGCTAATCCTTGGATCATTGGATCATGCAAAGCATCAGCGAGGGTAGAGGAAGGTGTGAGCTGCCACAGCAACAAGATTCTTTGCACCTTCAGGCCATTGTTGTTGGACAATTAGATCAAATCATTGTCCAACGAGccagggagaagaggaagagagccTTTGTGTGAGAAGTCTCTTTTGTAACTTGTAGGTTGCATGAGAACAAAAGCATGTGGCCATTCTTGGCCCTTGCCCATTGTCTCGAATGGGAGCCCAAGCATCAACAGCAACCTCACTGCAACAAAACAAAGAACCCACAGTGAGAGGAGACGTGCTCACTGCAACAAAACAAAGAACCCACAGTGAGAGGAGACGTGGACGGGCACAGTAATGGTTTGATCCAATGTAAATCCTAAGCTGTCTCTCTTAAAAGTTGGAAGTCATGGAGTTGTTTGTCTATCCCGCTATTCTCTTTCATAACATCATCTGTCTGTTCTGACCAAATCAATTTTATGATGTTAATTCTTTTGTTTTAGACAGACGAACGATCGTGATCAACAGTTATGTTGAAATGGACAATTTTGACAAGGTATGTGTAAAACCCTTTCCTAAAAAAGCTATGAAAGATTCCCTGTAGACTGTTTAAGAAATATTTCCTAAAAGGGTTATTGACTTAAATAGAAAGATCAAAAATAGAAAGAACATCATGTATGTAGGTTAGCATGGAACAAAGTTTGTTCTTTGAATTGCTCCTAAAATCTTACCATTGATGTTGGAAAATTTTATAATACGACATATAGTACTTTCACTACAATAAATTTGATTAGATTTAAACAATTTTGATCGAGAACAAATACAGTCGAAGAAAAATACACATCATGCGTAGAATGCGTTGGTGGAAAGAAAGGACACGCGTGTTGTTTGTGCTTTTATTAGTATTGGATTGTTATATAATATTCCTATTGGAAGTAAACCGTCATATATTGACGTGGCTCACTCTGATGACAGGACGAATCTAATACAGGAATACCGTCGCTCATTTGGAGGAGACACGTGGCTTCTCATCTCATCCCCACCAATTACCTTCCGCCGGCCCACGTCTCCCCTTCTTGCTCTTCATCCTCCCCCGCAGTCTATTTGTTGCCCTCGTCTCTCGCCTCTCTCTCCTCACCACGGAGTTAGGGTTTTCCTCCACCATCACCATGGGCGAATCTTCGTCGTCGGCTTCCTACATCAGAACGGTGAGCTAAGAGCAGCAGCACGTCACAGTATTCTCTTAATTCGCACTGAGGAGTCCTCTCATTCTCCATTATTGTTTCTGCATGGCTTCCAGGTGCAACACCTGATCGAGCAATGCCTCCTCTTCCGCATGAGCAAGGAGGAGTGCATGGAAGCCCTCGCCAAGCACGCCGACATCAAGTCCGTCATCACCTCCACAGGTATACATCATCATGATCTTgtgacacgagagagagagagagagagagagagagagagagagagagagaatgcgtGCAGTAGTGGTACCTCCATTGATGACTGCGTCGTTGCAGTTTGGAAGGAGTTAGAGAAGGAGAACGGGGAGTTCTTCCAGGCGTACATGAAGGAGCAAGAGGAGAAGGCCATGGAGGTCGAGGCTGCGCAGAGGATGCAGAAGATTCTCACCGAGTTGGCTTCCAAAGATTACGACAAGGAAGAGTGAGATCGAACTCTCCATTACCATCACCTTCGATCATCCAATATGCATATAATCTCATCAAATTCTACTACCAAACAATCACGGGATGTCCGATGTAGGAATAAACGTGTTGGGGGTTATGTATGTCACGTGTAGCCACGAGAACATTTGATATGGATgcatcactattttttttttccccttcgtatgattaaggaaatgattaaaattaatatttttaatcaggtggataaattaaaatttttatcaattaattaaatttttaattaatttatttttaaaaataatttataaaaagtaAATGCTCCAAACATGCTCAACTTATGTGACCAAGCACGATGGAACCTGAGAGTCATCCTTAATCGACACTAGATATATGACTTGTCCGAGGCTCAAGTGGGTTGATTCGGTTTCAACTAATATCATAatctaattttctcttttttattagttttttttctctttttttattagtTTGAACTCATAGCAATCAAGTCGGTTCAAGACGATTCTAGATCAACTTTACTAGTTCAAGCTTACTTCacctaattaaaattaataagatTTAAATCAGCTTGGGGTGATTATAGACCAATTCTATAAAAATATAAGGTTTGTTCCATTagttcataataaaatttaatttagtttaagtcaATTAGGTTATTTCAAATAGAGTTATGGTTGATTATGGATTATTGAaaaattattgtcttgtatgatttaatgaatacaaaaaaaaattctaaaggaATCATTTAGAAATGATTAATAGTTTTTAactattttttagattaaattagtAAAATTGACGTGATTATTATCGTGTAATATATGTTACTATATTGAGTGGTCCACGTTAAAAGTATAACTCGAGCTACGACCCATCATAATGCGATGATGAGATAGTTTAATAGACTATACATCAAACATGatcctttataatattttattatattattatttatataaaataaataaataaaataaataaatataaataaacgaTTATGTATCCGATTAAGACCGTCTAAATGATCCAATGTGATAAAATAATGATTAATCTTTTattacaaaaattaaaattaagacTTATAGGCCGACTGAATTGGTGTTTAAAGCTGTGCTATCATAATTAGGTGACTACATTTTTCTCTGAATGATGCAAAGGAAGAGATGATAACTTGTTCGAAGGCTAATTTGAAGGACACGAATGAGAGGGACATCATCTGCCGATAATGACGTCTCTACTGTAGCAACGGCAGTGGGATGTGGCATCTCCCTTTCACGTATTGGCCTCATTTGCTTCTGCCTCAGCCTCTTATGGTGCAAGAGAGTTTGGCATTACAAGGAGCCATAATTTTCACGGATTTATACTCCCAAATCTTGGACATGACATATCTGTCCCTCCAAACTTTGATCTTAGTATCTCCAAAATCTCTATATACTAAAATTTtgcatataataatatatatagttataattttgaatatctaaaatattttttattgattgTTTGACCCCTTGAAAGGACAATTTTGTTAGAACTTTAATATGATTGTATTAAATAGTCAACTAATAAAGAtaactataatatttttctttacatTTAGATAATGAAAAATACACTAAACTTTCATTGCTAGTGTCAAAAATAGAGAATTaaacaagagaaagaataatACTTATGCTGCTTATGCTGCTTTAAGATGACCAATAGCAGAAGATGCATGTCAAAATAAGACAGCATGGAATGCTTAATTTCCATCCACAAGTAatacaaacaaagtaaaaaaagcCAATTTCTGTCCTCACAGCTCAATTATCAGCCTTTCTTTGAAACCCCAATTGCTAATTTCTGTGCTGATATCAAGAACAAAGGCCACAATGAGACTGGAATTACATCCCGACAAAGCTTGAGCTTTAAATCAGATAAATGACTACTACACCAAGATACAGATCGGTTAAAGCAAACGTCTGTGACTTCAATTCTACATGCTAAGGCACTGCTATCcttttggaagaggataatgtccAACGGAAATAAAATATGATCAGGTTATGTATCTTTCTTGCTGCTCCTGAAGAAGCCTCGCAGAAGACTTGGCATCTAGATATAGAGAAGTCACTTCCTCGAGATCAGCCTGCGAAAAGTTGAAAGTAAATTATAACAAGGAAATCCAGAATTGGTGAAATAGAAGCAAAGCCACATTTGAGATATCTAAACAAAAGGTTAAATACCATATAACGATGGACTAACGTATAAAGAGATAGGGTCGTAGTACCTTGCAAATCTTATCCCTTCCGTTAGTTTTGGCCACAATGCTAGCAGGTGATAGCAGCTGGATTGCATGCCTGGATAAGCATGTAATTTCAGTAAGAAAAGTTTTGTAAaccaaaataataaagaaaattttagttgTGGAGGGAGAGCCAATGGGCATAGAAAAACAGGGATACAAGTGTAGTGCAACAAGCAACAAGCATGTACTAAGGGTTTGCTAATGAACAAAGCAAACTGCAACAGGCACATTCAATTTAGTACTGTTCTGTTTGGTTGGATCAAGTTATTTGTATTAATCAATTTGTTCATTTTGGAAAGTTGTAAATTTAAATAACATTATGTACGATACAGTTTTCATTTTAAATCATAGCTAAACCAAACAGAATATAATATGCAATAATACAGAAAAGTTCGAAAAACAAAATATCTCATCTTCATGAGTATGATATGTAGAAAAGAATGGGCAAACACAGTGAATAAGGCTCCTGCCAATGCAGTCTTGGGAAAATCAATATACACAGTGCCAGAGTTGCCATTACTAATACTTTTTATCTTCCTTTTTCGATGAAGATGAAAAGTGTGAggtcaaaaagagaaaaacaaaagtTAAAATGCGGGATGAATAAGATCAATAACCATGATGTTCAGGGAATGCAATTTGTGTTGTCGGCAAGTTCCTCAAATTCAAAATGTTTATGGAGGATCTAGACGAGATCACATTTACAAATAAGTATAAATACTACCTCGTATTCCCATAAGCACATACGTTCAACGTTCAGAAGAAAGGAAAATAATCACAACAGACCTTAATGATGCTTGTTGCCCAATCTCCCCCAAGTAAGCTAGACTATCTTCATCGATATCAATTTCTTCAACTTGAGCTCGAATAGCCAATATCTGGTCCAGAACAAAACAtacgaaaaaaaaggaaaatgtaaCTATGATGGTATGACCATCTATGACAATTTATGAAGTGTAGATATGAAAACCTGAATCATTTCAGTGGGACCATATGTTTCGGTCCTTATAATAACCAGACGATCAAGCAAATCTACTGGTATGCCATGTGGACTGGTCATATCAGTTCCCCTGATCACCATAAAAAATTAGAATTGAGCACTGTGGCATAGTGGTATTGTGTTTGGATAATAGAGAATGTTGCGCAAGTAGCAGTGtattcatttcaggaacataatagaaatccaaaaaatatgagaatcaaggtttgcaatttcagaaaaaaaaagtttcactTTATCACAGGTCAATCTCAAATTAGCTGATTATCATGTAGTTGATCCATTTTACCACCACAGTCTAATAAAGTATGTtgtttttactttattttgaatctAAAAATCTCAATCCCAAATTATGCAGTGAAAGTTCTCATACCTCACATTACATATTCCCCTGTTAGTAGCAAAAATCACAATTGGTGATATTGAGCTCTCCAAAGCACGATTTaagtaagaaaaacattcaatatCTAGCATGTGAACCTGCACAAGATTtgcaatattaaaaaaaagaaaaaagctcaTGTACACATCCAAGAGGTCTGACATTTAGAAGGAAAGCAACCTCATCGATAAAAAGGACACCAGGTACAAGTTCTGCAATGCCTTCATCAATATATCTGTTAACAACCTGAATAGACATGTAAATTTTAGTTCATATAACACATGCCTTGATAATTTAAGCAAACCACCATATTAAGAATGAACACTCATGCAGGACAACTGTATATGTCTACAAGAACAAAAACGAGACACACGATTTAAGGGTATTAAAAGCTGAACCTTATTAATTTCCTGTCGCAGTTTGTCAGTGATTTCCGTTTTGCGAGGTTTCATCATCTGGCCCATAAGGGATAATATATCTTGCCCTCCTTGAGGGCGAGCATTTGCAGCATCAAGATCATGCAGTGTAACATCCTAGTAGACAAGAAGAATAATGTTTTGCTAATTGTCATGCTTGCCAAATCAAAGACCAGAAATACAGTACATAAGTAACGCAATCATCGTGATCTCAGAAAATACAAAGAGCAAATTAAGAAATACATTCAACTTCAACAAAGCATGCAAACCAATGGAAGCAAATCAAAGAGGTGGAAAATCAGACTTTAGAAGACCTTCCAAACATAATTGAAAAATATCACCTGAAAATAATGCTAAGCAATGAAAGTAACTTAAAGAGGTAAACAACTTATGTGTTTGTAAACATACATTGtataaaagcaacttgggataggAGTAAAGGTCCATTAGTTGCATTTTCATTTGAACATGATAATCTTAACTCCTTTATGAATTGATAATGCTGACTTTGGAAGGTACAATTTCTCGTAAGTTTAAAACTAACAACATTTAGGTTATATTATATTAATGAATGCGCTCCTAAACCTCTGAACTGAAAACACTTGTGTAACTAAGATATAAATACCAATTTGATGCTAGTGTTTTTGAAAGCACTGGGCTTCAAGGTCCCAAAACACTCGAGGTGCTAGGTGCTGGCCAGAGCAAATCCGAACGAAGCGAGGTGCTccagaatattaaaatataaaaaataaatattttaatagtaACCAGTGCTAAACAGTTCAAAAGAGAAGATTAACCGATGCTAAGCAATGTTAAACAGTTTCAAACAAGGATTAACCAGTGCCATACAGCTTTAAAGTTTAAAGGACTGAGAACAGTTCTAAATAAGGATCAATGCTAAACAGCTATAAAGAGGCGATGAGTAATTGGCCTCTGGAGgaaggtggggaaggagagggcggtGGCAAAGGAAGCTTCCGACAAAGGCAGCAGCAACTGAGGAAACTTCGAACAAAGGAAACAGCAGCGGAGGGAGTTTCAGACGATGGCGTCGGTGGCAAAGGGAACTATACACAAAAGCAACGGCCGCAAAGGTAGTTGCACATGAAGGCACACTGGGCAATGGACAAGAGGTGGATCGAGCGACGACATAGGATT
Above is a genomic segment from Musa acuminata AAA Group cultivar baxijiao chromosome BXJ3-4, Cavendish_Baxijiao_AAA, whole genome shotgun sequence containing:
- the LOC135635551 gene encoding uncharacterized protein LOC135635551; the encoded protein is MGESSSSASYIRTVQHLIEQCLLFRMSKEECMEALAKHADIKSVITSTVWKELEKENGEFFQAYMKEQEEKAMEVEAAQRMQKILTELASKDYDKEE